The following proteins are co-located in the Rhodococcus opacus B4 genome:
- a CDS encoding (2,3-dihydroxybenzoyl)adenylate synthase: MTFSDWGGRLVTFPDDRAARYRDSGAWSDDPTGRRLHQVANRFPDRPAVISAEGSMSFAELDRRTDEIAAGLVGLGLRRLDPVIFQLTNRLETVLAWYGCVKAGLVPVATLAAHRMHEIGHVSRTVGAVAHLVEAGLPTFDLVEFAREHAEGHPSIRHVITVGDGAGTEAPDVIRLEDLGAGTDPRAARAAVEKVEAQIDPLDVAAFQLSGGTTGVPKVIPRIHAEYWNNARMYAQRLGWDQDSRVAHLIPIIHNAGISCGLHAAHSVGACLVLATADAPTAFELMAKARATEVLIGHGHYQAVLGPDFDKARETLRRVVLSGAKVPAELFDRVDDGACHWAGQLFGMSEGLFTVTPLCSPARARLTTVGTPVSPEDEIRILEPCGENEVAEGEVGELCCRGPYTIPGYFDAAEHNTAAFTPDGFYRTGDLAAITVIDGERYLSIEGRIKDLINRGGEKVNAEELELLLLEHHGIADVAVVAMPDPRLGEKTCAYLIARDGEDLPLEEIQEHLAKLGVAKFKWPERLEWVPSLPHTNVNKIDKKRLRAEIAAKLLAEADAPRAVV, from the coding sequence GTGACATTCTCGGACTGGGGCGGACGGCTCGTCACGTTCCCCGACGACCGGGCCGCCCGCTATCGCGACAGCGGGGCGTGGAGCGACGATCCCACCGGGCGGCGACTGCACCAGGTCGCCAACCGGTTCCCGGATCGGCCGGCGGTGATCAGCGCGGAAGGCTCGATGAGCTTCGCCGAGCTGGACAGGCGCACCGACGAGATCGCGGCCGGACTGGTCGGGCTCGGACTCCGCCGACTCGATCCGGTGATCTTTCAGCTGACCAATCGGCTCGAGACGGTCCTCGCGTGGTACGGATGCGTCAAGGCCGGGCTCGTCCCGGTGGCGACCCTGGCCGCGCACCGCATGCACGAGATCGGGCACGTCAGCCGCACGGTCGGTGCCGTCGCCCACCTCGTCGAGGCCGGACTGCCCACGTTCGACCTCGTCGAGTTCGCCCGTGAACACGCCGAGGGCCACCCCAGCATCCGGCACGTCATCACCGTCGGAGACGGGGCGGGCACCGAGGCCCCGGACGTGATTCGACTCGAGGATCTCGGGGCCGGCACCGATCCTCGTGCGGCGCGGGCCGCCGTCGAGAAGGTCGAGGCACAGATCGATCCCCTCGACGTCGCCGCGTTCCAGCTGTCCGGCGGCACCACCGGTGTTCCCAAGGTCATTCCACGTATCCATGCCGAGTACTGGAACAACGCCCGGATGTACGCGCAGCGCCTCGGATGGGACCAGGACAGCCGGGTGGCGCACCTGATCCCGATCATCCACAACGCCGGAATCTCGTGTGGGCTGCACGCGGCGCATTCGGTCGGTGCCTGCCTGGTGCTGGCCACCGCCGATGCGCCGACGGCCTTCGAGTTGATGGCGAAGGCGCGGGCGACCGAAGTTCTCATCGGACACGGCCACTACCAGGCGGTGCTGGGGCCGGACTTCGACAAGGCCCGGGAAACGCTGCGCCGCGTCGTGCTGTCCGGTGCCAAGGTCCCCGCCGAATTGTTCGACCGCGTCGACGACGGTGCCTGCCACTGGGCGGGCCAGTTGTTCGGGATGTCCGAGGGACTGTTCACGGTGACCCCGCTCTGCTCTCCCGCACGGGCCCGTCTGACCACGGTGGGCACTCCGGTCTCGCCCGAAGACGAAATCCGCATCCTCGAACCCTGCGGCGAGAATGAAGTCGCCGAGGGTGAGGTGGGTGAATTGTGTTGCCGTGGACCGTACACCATTCCCGGCTATTTCGACGCTGCCGAGCACAACACGGCCGCCTTCACCCCCGACGGCTTCTACCGCACCGGCGATCTGGCGGCGATCACCGTCATCGACGGCGAGCGGTACCTGTCGATCGAGGGCCGCATCAAGGACCTCATCAACCGGGGCGGTGAGAAGGTCAACGCCGAGGAACTCGAACTGCTCCTGCTCGAGCACCACGGCATCGCGGATGTCGCAGTCGTCGCGATGCCTGATCCCCGCCTCGGCGAGAAGACGTGTGCATATCTGATCGCGAGGGACGGGGAAGATCTGCCGCTCGAGGAGATTCAGGAGCACCTCGCGAAACTCGGCGTAGCCAAGTTCAAGTGGCCGGAACGGCTCGAGTGGGTGCCGTCCCTGCCCCACACCAACGTGAACAAGATCGACAAGAAGCGGTTGCGTGCCGAGATCGCAGCGAAACTCCTCGCCGAAGCAGACGCTCCCCGCGCGGTCGTGTAA
- a CDS encoding hydantoinase B/oxoprolinase family protein, translating to MTMQIPGAEIFSSRPIDPDELSRSLPPSLPVHSVTQEQIDDLDPLTYEVIRHRLWSVTDEMGEALKRMSGSPIVTDANDFDFAISDEIGQEVQVGLYNTMLVGAVDLAIYWTLRHRATNPGITEGDMFLCNDPWVGGGLHQSDVIVYQPVFYDGKLFGWTSAICHEPDLGGSGLGSFDPSAKDVFSESLPTPPIKVVRDYELQRDVADAWVRRSRVPMLVGLDLRAKIGANTVGRNRLLAVIEQYGADTVKAVMKRMMADAEGRLRGKLGSLPDGTWKATGYQDQSHTGDRGIHKITVAMTKSADHLTFDFTGTDPQTGVINCTYAGMRGGVMLALLPILAGDIPWSAGGLMRCFDLVSEEGTINNATFPAAVSRGPIGPAWLTGTLIAECLSQMLDRSVDLGKSVQAACCGTWDTAVIAGLDERPEQSVPFLNIMMEPMSGGYGARPTADGMDTGGLFCIPMGRIPDTEMTEFLYPLLTLWRREEADSGGPGRQRGGVSASIAVTPYGTSLPMGLVLASAGKAVAQNNGLAGGYPGNTGVEVLARDTGVVEQFAAGRIPGSLDELGGGREFGACYAESYVAPGEVLYMHWQGGGGYGDPLLRDPAAVAADVREGKVTEHGAETVYGVVLVDGEVDENQTSRRREEMRDERRTRSGGDRPDAPAFDLAGARRLDDNLAEVTVGDTRVIACAQCGRLLGDDKNSTSLDLARFEGPSSTAGPQVTSDPAEYVDTPVVFRQLCCPGCWTAVYSGIVPADHPDHALDVARLLPAVAER from the coding sequence ATGACCATGCAAATCCCCGGCGCCGAAATCTTCTCGAGCCGACCGATCGACCCCGACGAACTCTCGCGCTCGCTGCCGCCGTCGCTGCCTGTCCACAGCGTCACCCAGGAGCAGATCGACGACCTCGACCCGCTGACCTACGAGGTCATCCGGCACCGGTTGTGGTCGGTCACCGACGAGATGGGCGAGGCCCTCAAACGGATGTCCGGCTCCCCCATCGTCACCGACGCGAACGACTTCGATTTTGCGATCAGCGACGAGATCGGCCAGGAGGTCCAGGTCGGTCTGTACAACACGATGCTCGTCGGCGCCGTCGACCTCGCGATCTACTGGACCCTCCGGCACCGCGCCACCAACCCGGGCATCACCGAGGGCGACATGTTCCTGTGCAACGACCCCTGGGTCGGGGGCGGCCTGCACCAGAGTGACGTGATCGTCTACCAGCCGGTCTTCTACGACGGCAAGCTGTTCGGGTGGACGAGCGCCATCTGCCACGAACCCGACCTCGGCGGGTCCGGGCTCGGGTCGTTCGACCCCTCGGCGAAGGACGTCTTCTCCGAGTCGTTGCCCACCCCGCCGATCAAGGTGGTCCGCGACTACGAACTCCAGCGCGACGTCGCCGACGCCTGGGTGCGGCGGTCGCGGGTGCCGATGCTCGTCGGGCTCGACCTGCGCGCGAAGATCGGCGCCAACACCGTCGGCCGCAACCGTCTGCTCGCCGTGATCGAGCAGTACGGCGCCGACACCGTCAAGGCCGTGATGAAGCGGATGATGGCGGATGCCGAGGGGCGTCTGCGAGGCAAACTCGGGTCGTTGCCGGACGGTACGTGGAAGGCCACCGGCTACCAGGACCAGTCCCACACCGGCGACCGCGGGATCCACAAGATCACGGTGGCGATGACCAAGTCCGCCGACCATCTCACCTTCGACTTCACCGGTACCGATCCGCAGACCGGGGTCATCAACTGCACGTACGCCGGCATGCGCGGCGGCGTCATGCTCGCCCTCCTGCCGATCCTCGCCGGCGACATCCCCTGGTCTGCCGGCGGGCTGATGCGCTGCTTCGATCTGGTCTCCGAGGAGGGCACGATCAACAACGCCACCTTCCCCGCCGCGGTCAGCCGCGGACCGATCGGACCGGCCTGGCTGACGGGGACTTTGATCGCCGAATGCCTGTCCCAGATGCTCGACCGTTCCGTCGATCTCGGAAAGAGTGTGCAGGCCGCATGCTGCGGCACGTGGGACACCGCGGTGATCGCCGGTCTCGACGAGCGGCCCGAGCAGTCGGTGCCGTTCCTGAACATCATGATGGAACCCATGTCCGGTGGGTACGGGGCCCGCCCGACCGCCGACGGCATGGACACCGGCGGCCTGTTCTGCATCCCGATGGGCCGGATCCCGGACACCGAGATGACCGAATTCCTCTACCCGCTGCTGACGCTGTGGCGCCGGGAGGAAGCCGACTCCGGCGGACCGGGTCGCCAGCGCGGCGGCGTCAGCGCGTCGATCGCCGTCACCCCGTACGGCACCAGCCTGCCGATGGGTCTGGTCCTGGCGTCCGCGGGCAAGGCCGTCGCCCAGAACAACGGACTCGCAGGCGGTTACCCCGGCAACACGGGGGTGGAAGTCCTTGCCCGCGACACCGGCGTCGTCGAGCAGTTCGCCGCCGGCCGCATCCCGGGCTCGCTGGACGAGCTCGGCGGCGGCCGCGAATTCGGCGCCTGCTACGCCGAAAGCTACGTCGCCCCAGGCGAAGTGCTCTACATGCACTGGCAAGGCGGCGGCGGGTACGGCGATCCCCTGCTGCGCGATCCGGCCGCGGTGGCCGCCGACGTCCGAGAGGGCAAGGTCACCGAGCACGGTGCCGAGACGGTCTACGGCGTCGTCCTCGTCGACGGCGAGGTCGACGAGAATCAGACCTCACGGCGACGCGAGGAGATGCGCGACGAGCGCCGTACTCGATCCGGCGGCGACCGGCCCGACGCCCCCGCGTTCGACCTGGCCGGTGCTCGGCGGCTCGACGACAACCTGGCCGAGGTCACCGTCGGAGACACCCGGGTAATCGCGTGCGCTCAGTGCGGACGCCTCCTCGGCGACGACAAGAACAGCACCTCGCTCGACCTGGCTCGGTTCGAGGGCCCGTCGTCGACGGCCGGGCCGCAGGTGACCTCCGACCCGGCAGAATACGTCGACACCCCCGTCGTCTTCCGGCAGTTGTGCTGCCCCGGGTGCTGGACCGCCGTTTACTCCGGCATCGTGCCGGCCGATCACCCCGATCACGCCCTCGATGTGGCCCGGCTTCTGCCCGCGGTGGCGGAGCGGTGA
- a CDS encoding hydantoinase/oxoprolinase family protein, translating to MAYVIGVDVGGTFTDAVLDDNAGTVLAAKAPSTPPDYSQGVIDVLEVLAEQLGCPVEEMLSNTHHIAHGTTSSLNALVMGNVPPVGFLTTKGHRDSIYIMNVEGRYLGSSPEQLQNVMGQSKSHGLVPKKHALEVTERLDRDGNVVVALDENSARDAIHTLVADGVSGIAVSLLWSFRNPAHEQRIRELVHEIDPTMFVSLSSEVSPRIREFARNATTIMSTQIGPGLRDYLGELESKLRDRKLAGPLLVMQSNGGAVAAAEAPKNAISTVGSVLTGGVVGAVSLGNQLGHRNIIATDVGGTTFLVGLVVDGEPVRASSTIINHHPINVPTLEVHAIGSGGGAIAWVDQGGNLQIGPHSAQAVPGPACYGQGGTEPTNADANLVLGILPERGLLGGRKPLDKELAREAIRTRIAEPLGLSIEDAAAAIYAVQNAQTGDLLRKTVVEAGHDPRDFVLYAFGGAGPAHCAAYAREVGVREVVVPLGQVASAFSAYGLASSNIVLAAELSDPAAMPLDPVRAERNFDQLEQQVRAALDRQGLTFTGVEVEREIDMRYTMQLAEVATPVPAGSLDADGVARASDLFEQRYAELYGQDSGFREAGIQAITYRVRVTGVLPFSPTLPELKSADSADASAAKIGTRKVCLDGRIGYTDTDVYDYSKLLAGHVLQGPAIVEVPTTTVVVPHETTGTVDRLGNLNIVAQ from the coding sequence ATGGCATATGTGATCGGAGTGGACGTCGGTGGCACGTTCACGGACGCGGTATTGGACGACAATGCCGGCACAGTTCTCGCCGCGAAGGCTCCCTCGACCCCGCCGGACTATTCGCAGGGCGTGATCGACGTGCTCGAGGTGCTCGCCGAGCAACTGGGGTGTCCGGTCGAGGAGATGCTGTCGAACACGCATCACATCGCGCACGGCACCACGTCCTCGCTCAATGCCCTGGTCATGGGGAACGTGCCCCCGGTCGGGTTCCTCACCACCAAGGGTCACCGCGACTCGATCTACATCATGAACGTCGAGGGACGGTATCTGGGCAGCTCACCGGAGCAGCTGCAGAACGTGATGGGGCAGAGCAAGTCTCACGGACTGGTTCCGAAGAAACATGCCCTGGAAGTGACGGAACGCCTGGACCGCGACGGCAATGTCGTCGTGGCCCTGGACGAGAATTCCGCCCGCGACGCGATTCACACCCTCGTCGCCGACGGGGTGTCGGGCATCGCCGTCTCGCTGCTCTGGTCGTTCCGCAACCCGGCGCACGAGCAGCGGATCCGCGAACTCGTCCACGAGATCGACCCCACGATGTTCGTGTCCCTGTCGAGTGAGGTGAGCCCGCGCATCCGCGAGTTCGCCCGCAACGCCACCACCATCATGAGCACCCAGATCGGCCCCGGGCTGCGCGACTACCTCGGCGAACTCGAGTCGAAGCTGCGCGACCGGAAGCTCGCCGGACCGCTGCTGGTGATGCAGAGCAACGGCGGGGCCGTCGCCGCCGCCGAAGCGCCGAAGAACGCGATCAGCACCGTCGGATCGGTGCTCACCGGCGGCGTCGTCGGAGCGGTGTCACTCGGCAACCAGCTCGGGCACCGCAACATCATCGCCACCGACGTCGGCGGCACCACCTTCCTCGTCGGACTCGTCGTCGACGGTGAGCCCGTGCGCGCGTCCAGCACGATCATCAACCATCACCCGATCAACGTCCCCACCCTCGAGGTGCACGCAATCGGATCCGGCGGCGGCGCGATCGCCTGGGTGGACCAGGGCGGCAACCTGCAGATCGGCCCGCACAGCGCGCAGGCCGTGCCCGGGCCGGCCTGCTACGGACAGGGCGGCACCGAACCGACCAACGCCGACGCGAACCTGGTGCTCGGGATCCTCCCCGAACGCGGCCTTCTCGGCGGTCGCAAACCCCTGGACAAGGAACTCGCGCGGGAGGCGATCCGCACCAGGATCGCCGAACCCCTGGGCCTGTCGATCGAGGACGCCGCCGCCGCGATCTACGCCGTGCAGAACGCCCAGACCGGTGACCTGCTCCGCAAGACCGTGGTCGAGGCCGGACACGATCCGCGCGACTTCGTGCTCTACGCGTTCGGTGGTGCCGGCCCCGCGCACTGCGCCGCCTATGCCCGCGAGGTCGGGGTCCGCGAGGTCGTCGTCCCGCTCGGCCAGGTGGCCTCCGCGTTCTCCGCATACGGTCTGGCGTCGTCCAACATCGTGCTGGCCGCCGAGTTGTCGGATCCGGCCGCGATGCCACTCGATCCCGTCCGGGCCGAGCGCAACTTCGACCAGCTCGAGCAGCAGGTGCGGGCAGCACTCGACCGGCAGGGGCTGACGTTCACCGGTGTGGAGGTCGAACGGGAGATCGACATGCGCTACACCATGCAACTGGCGGAGGTGGCGACACCGGTCCCGGCCGGAAGCCTCGATGCGGACGGGGTCGCGCGGGCGTCGGACCTGTTCGAACAGCGCTACGCCGAACTCTACGGACAGGACAGCGGATTCCGGGAGGCCGGGATCCAGGCGATCACCTACCGGGTGCGTGTCACCGGGGTCCTGCCGTTCTCCCCCACCCTGCCCGAACTGAAATCCGCGGACTCGGCCGACGCGTCCGCAGCGAAGATCGGCACCCGCAAGGTGTGCCTGGACGGGCGGATCGGCTACACCGACACCGACGTCTACGACTACAGCAAACTGCTCGCCGGACACGTCCTCCAGGGTCCCGCGATCGTCGAGGTCCCCACCACGACGGTCGTCGTTCCGCACGAGACCACCGGCACCGTCGACCGCCTCGGCAACCTCAACATCGTCGCCCAGTAG
- a CDS encoding maleate cis-trans isomerase family protein, which produces MGIHRIGLVVPSSNVTVETEMPALLGQHADAQFSFHSSRMRMQAVSPEQLRAMNAQRERCILELGDAGVDAVLYACLVALMSVGPGEHQRVEGLVAEQLATGGSEAAVRSSAGALIEALRAIGARRIALVTPYLRPLAEQVVAYVEAEGIQVHDWRALEVADNAEVGCIPGERVMAAARSLDLQGVDALVISACVQMPSLPLVQAAEDEFGLPVLSAATAGAYSLLRALDLPVDIPGAGSLLRADAPAAARP; this is translated from the coding sequence ATGGGCATTCATCGCATCGGACTCGTCGTCCCGAGTTCCAATGTGACCGTCGAGACGGAGATGCCGGCGCTGCTCGGTCAGCACGCCGACGCACAGTTCTCGTTCCACTCGAGCCGGATGCGCATGCAGGCCGTCTCACCCGAGCAACTGCGGGCAATGAATGCCCAGCGTGAGCGCTGCATTCTCGAACTCGGCGACGCCGGAGTCGACGCCGTCCTCTACGCCTGCCTGGTCGCCCTGATGTCGGTCGGACCGGGTGAGCACCAGCGTGTCGAAGGCCTGGTCGCCGAACAACTCGCCACCGGCGGCTCCGAGGCCGCGGTCCGCTCGAGTGCCGGCGCGCTGATCGAAGCGCTCCGGGCGATCGGGGCCCGGCGCATCGCGCTCGTCACCCCCTATCTGCGCCCCCTCGCCGAGCAGGTCGTCGCGTACGTCGAGGCCGAAGGCATCCAGGTCCACGACTGGCGCGCCCTCGAGGTCGCCGACAACGCCGAGGTCGGATGCATTCCCGGGGAACGGGTGATGGCCGCCGCTCGATCGCTGGACCTGCAGGGCGTGGACGCACTCGTGATCTCCGCCTGCGTGCAGATGCCCTCGCTTCCCCTGGTGCAGGCCGCCGAGGACGAGTTCGGGTTGCCCGTCCTCTCGGCCGCCACCGCCGGCGCCTACAGCCTGCTGCGCGCCCTCGACCTCCCCGTCGACATTCCCGGCGCCGGCAGTCTGCTGCGCGCCGACGCGCCGGCCGCCGCCCGGCCGTAA
- a CDS encoding VOC family protein: MSELQHTVKGVDHVAYPTFDPAGTVKFYRDVLGFPVVHSICAAGWGPEKHPDFIHFFFDIGNDDRLAFFYYFGLEPFDGGPQGDSYSRFAEDVPIFFIRSRHLAIHVDSEDDLMEYRRRLDGSAWPVEMQIQHETIESIYTHDPNGYMIEITRALRPVTPQEDLDANLTIDALVDVVSGPDPSMDALLTRKAELITERAAAWQQQQESKELATR; encoded by the coding sequence ATGTCCGAACTGCAACACACCGTCAAAGGCGTCGATCATGTCGCCTACCCGACCTTCGATCCGGCCGGCACCGTCAAGTTCTACCGCGACGTGCTCGGGTTCCCCGTCGTCCACTCGATCTGCGCGGCCGGGTGGGGACCGGAGAAACACCCCGACTTCATCCACTTCTTCTTCGACATCGGCAACGACGACCGGCTGGCCTTCTTCTACTACTTCGGTCTCGAACCCTTCGACGGTGGACCGCAGGGTGATTCGTACTCCCGCTTCGCCGAGGACGTGCCGATTTTCTTCATCCGCTCCCGGCACCTCGCCATCCACGTCGACAGCGAGGACGACCTGATGGAATACCGGCGCCGCCTCGACGGCAGCGCGTGGCCGGTGGAGATGCAGATCCAGCACGAGACGATCGAGTCGATCTACACCCACGACCCCAACGGATACATGATCGAGATCACCCGGGCACTGCGCCCGGTCACCCCGCAGGAAGACCTCGACGCCAACCTCACCATCGACGCCCTCGTCGACGTCGTGAGCGGGCCCGACCCCAGCATGGACGCCCTGCTGACCCGCAAGGCCGAACTGATCACCGAACGCGCGGCCGCCTGGCAGCAGCAACAGGAATCGAAGGAGCTGGCGACACGATGA
- a CDS encoding MFS transporter — MTARPTTAPVIGLCLMALVLEGYDLLMYGTVVPSLLTYAPWQLDATDVGMLGSLAGVGMLVGALVAAAVADRWGRRRTLLAAVLVFSAAMGVCALAPTPAVFGVGRMAVGVGAGVLMPTAAATLIEFSHSRTRARAVAMGFVGTSIGGILAGVLSLWLVPAFGFRAMFLAGLVPALLFLPMMLRYLPESPAYLTSRGRTTAATAIAARYGLEPEPAISTVPNPERGLRALFGHDRTAATLLFWGMTLVCLLVLFGVATWLPALMKSAGYPLGAALSFLLTLNVGGAIGALGGAALADRYGIKPVTALGFLCAAVALILIATGPPTAAVYLLVLLAGVGTTGTQILLNTFIGGHYPAAFRTTGLGMALGVGRIGAIIGPTYGGSFVAAGAGTTWQLLAFAAPAVAGAGLTALVPRHRADVNTTPAASVTGSTDQVVS, encoded by the coding sequence ATGACTGCCCGCCCCACCACCGCCCCCGTCATCGGGCTCTGCCTGATGGCCCTGGTTCTCGAGGGGTACGACCTGCTGATGTACGGCACCGTCGTTCCCTCCCTCCTCACCTACGCGCCCTGGCAACTCGACGCCACCGACGTCGGCATGCTCGGCTCCCTCGCCGGCGTGGGCATGCTCGTCGGCGCGCTGGTCGCCGCCGCCGTCGCCGACCGCTGGGGCCGCCGCCGCACCCTCCTCGCCGCGGTGCTGGTGTTCTCCGCCGCGATGGGTGTCTGCGCACTCGCGCCCACCCCGGCGGTGTTCGGTGTCGGTCGGATGGCGGTAGGAGTCGGCGCCGGTGTCCTCATGCCGACCGCTGCCGCCACCTTGATCGAGTTCTCCCACAGTCGAACCCGGGCACGCGCGGTCGCGATGGGATTCGTCGGCACCAGCATCGGCGGAATTCTGGCCGGTGTGCTGTCCCTGTGGCTCGTGCCCGCGTTCGGTTTCCGGGCGATGTTCCTGGCCGGGCTGGTTCCGGCGCTGCTGTTCCTGCCCATGATGCTCCGGTATCTCCCCGAATCACCCGCATACCTGACTTCCCGCGGCCGCACCACCGCGGCCACGGCGATCGCCGCGCGGTACGGACTCGAACCCGAGCCCGCCATTTCGACCGTTCCGAACCCCGAACGCGGACTGCGTGCGCTGTTCGGCCACGACCGGACGGCCGCGACGTTGCTGTTCTGGGGCATGACCCTGGTATGTCTGCTGGTGCTCTTCGGTGTCGCGACGTGGCTGCCCGCCCTGATGAAGTCGGCCGGATATCCGCTCGGGGCCGCGCTGTCCTTCCTGCTGACGCTGAACGTCGGCGGCGCGATCGGAGCACTCGGCGGTGCCGCACTCGCCGACCGGTACGGAATCAAACCCGTCACGGCACTCGGATTCCTCTGCGCCGCAGTCGCACTGATCCTGATCGCGACCGGTCCGCCCACCGCCGCCGTCTACCTGCTGGTGCTGCTCGCCGGCGTCGGCACCACCGGAACCCAGATCCTGCTCAACACGTTCATCGGCGGTCACTATCCCGCGGCATTCCGGACCACCGGCCTCGGCATGGCTCTCGGGGTCGGACGTATCGGGGCCATCATCGGACCGACGTACGGCGGCTCCTTCGTCGCCGCCGGAGCGGGCACCACCTGGCAGCTGCTTGCCTTCGCCGCCCCTGCCGTCGCCGGGGCTGGACTGACCGCACTCGTACCCCGGCACCGAGCCGACGTGAACACGACACCGGCCGCCTCGGTCACCGGCTCCACCGATCAGGTGGTCTCATAG
- a CDS encoding haloacid dehalogenase type II → MNLADFDALSFDCYGTLIDWEAGIAAVLAPWAKEVGLSLTDEKLLLAYADNEARAERDTPGALYPTILADAFRRTGKTLGKDVSEEWAARLGASVPDWPAFPDSADALASLSRDYKLIILSNVHRAGFAGSNARLGVEFDKVITAEDVKAYKPAPNHFEALDGALEELGVPRERLLHVAQSLFHDHVPAKRHGLPSVWINRRHDRPGWGATPEPSDEYTYALEFPTMAEFAAAARAAKAG, encoded by the coding sequence ATGAATCTGGCCGACTTCGACGCCCTGAGCTTCGACTGCTACGGCACCCTGATCGACTGGGAAGCCGGCATCGCCGCCGTCCTCGCACCCTGGGCGAAGGAAGTCGGACTGTCGCTGACCGACGAGAAACTACTCCTCGCGTACGCGGACAACGAAGCCCGGGCCGAACGCGACACCCCGGGCGCGCTCTACCCGACGATTCTCGCCGACGCGTTCCGCCGCACGGGGAAGACGCTCGGCAAGGACGTCAGCGAAGAATGGGCAGCCAGGCTCGGCGCATCGGTCCCCGACTGGCCGGCGTTCCCCGACTCCGCCGACGCACTTGCCTCCCTGTCGAGGGACTACAAGCTGATCATCCTGTCCAACGTCCACCGTGCGGGCTTCGCCGGCAGCAATGCCCGCCTGGGAGTCGAGTTCGACAAGGTCATCACCGCCGAGGACGTCAAGGCCTACAAGCCTGCGCCCAACCACTTCGAGGCCCTCGACGGCGCGCTCGAGGAACTCGGGGTTCCCCGCGAGCGTCTTCTGCACGTGGCGCAGAGCCTCTTTCACGATCACGTGCCCGCCAAGCGCCACGGTCTGCCCTCGGTGTGGATCAACCGTCGCCACGACCGGCCGGGCTGGGGAGCCACTCCCGAACCCTCCGACGAGTACACCTACGCCCTCGAATTCCCCACCATGGCAGAGTTCGCCGCCGCCGCACGCGCCGCGAAGGCCGGATGA